The following coding sequences are from one Malaciobacter pacificus window:
- a CDS encoding metal ABC transporter substrate-binding protein → MKKIVLFSLLPILLFAKFQVTTYFPLETYIAKYIGKNEIRVKQINNRYLPTKRKISNFDISKLADVKLYIHLGLNVEKEYEDIFKKSNPFIETLDLSKDIKIMDNNPYYWLDPFNLRVIAKNIYDKFCEIDKFSCSFYKQNYEAFLDEIDNTFLNIKEKLMASDVRSLYVLGNYWDYFGKRFRIILVDKEKKYIKLNELSESIQETKNRKINKIIYLKGDSYSLASAISNSLKIKLIEHDPFEEKIFFSLRLLAQEISK, encoded by the coding sequence CTATACTACTATTTGCAAAATTTCAAGTTACCACTTACTTTCCTTTAGAGACTTATATTGCTAAATATATTGGTAAAAATGAAATAAGAGTAAAACAGATAAATAATAGATATCTTCCTACAAAAAGAAAAATATCAAATTTTGATATATCAAAATTAGCAGATGTGAAACTTTATATACATTTAGGACTAAATGTTGAAAAAGAGTATGAAGATATTTTCAAAAAATCAAATCCTTTTATAGAGACTTTAGATTTATCAAAAGATATAAAAATAATGGATAATAATCCATATTATTGGTTAGACCCATTTAATTTAAGAGTTATTGCTAAGAATATATATGATAAGTTTTGTGAAATTGATAAATTTAGTTGTTCTTTTTACAAACAAAATTATGAAGCTTTCTTAGATGAAATTGACAATACTTTTTTAAATATAAAAGAGAAACTAATGGCAAGTGATGTTAGAAGTTTATATGTATTAGGAAATTATTGGGACTATTTTGGAAAAAGATTTAGAATAATATTAGTAGACAAAGAAAAAAAGTACATAAAGCTAAATGAATTAAGTGAGTCAATACAAGAGACTAAGAATAGAAAAATAAATAAAATTATTTATTTAAAAGGTGATTCTTATAGTTTAGCTAGTGCTATTTCAAATAGTCTTAAAATTAAACTTATTGAACATGACCCATTCGAAGAAAAGATATTTTTCTCACTTAGATTACTTGCTCAAGAAATCTCTAAATAA
- a CDS encoding transposase gives MGIILPKISSSLSKMWTKVLNLENSLFPSLKRELQLEELSNKEQKLIKILDFAAIEKNITVVSITNTPKHREEIARAFIAKSVYNIQTTRDLIDRLHSDRTLRILCGWRYKNDIPSESKFSRVFKELSELKIAQKTHEQFVKEYLRDTLFFYNASDATKIPLREKPVKVEKEKFKPKRRGRPKKGETREPKTPSILQQQEDMKTTKQMLSLVSTQCGVGRKQNSKGNFETWIGGKLHISVVDGDIPITAIYSGANVHDSSVALPLINETSKKVSYLYDLQDAGYDSNIIRDFSKKLNHRPLIDINPKNSKELKGKIQLIKDEKKKFKILNLTQSLDTHHYNQRSMVERVNKYLKEDFGCSNIYYKGATKVASVLAFGILSVCIHQSLKLVT, from the coding sequence ATGGGAATTATTCTACCAAAAATATCTTCAAGTCTATCTAAAATGTGGACTAAGGTTTTAAATCTTGAAAATTCACTTTTTCCTTCTTTGAAAAGAGAGCTTCAATTAGAAGAGTTGTCAAATAAAGAGCAAAAGCTTATTAAGATATTAGACTTTGCTGCGATTGAAAAAAATATCACTGTCGTATCTATTACAAACACTCCAAAGCATAGAGAAGAGATTGCACGAGCATTTATTGCAAAGAGTGTTTACAATATCCAAACAACCAGAGACCTTATCGATAGACTTCATAGTGATAGAACGCTGAGGATCTTGTGTGGGTGGAGATATAAAAACGATATTCCAAGTGAGTCTAAATTTAGTAGAGTCTTTAAGGAGCTCAGTGAGCTTAAAATTGCACAAAAGACGCATGAGCAGTTTGTGAAGGAGTATCTAAGGGATACACTCTTTTTTTATAATGCAAGTGATGCAACAAAAATACCACTGAGAGAAAAACCTGTAAAAGTAGAAAAAGAAAAGTTTAAACCAAAAAGAAGAGGACGACCTAAAAAAGGTGAAACAAGAGAGCCTAAAACACCCAGTATCTTGCAGCAACAAGAAGATATGAAAACCACAAAGCAGATGCTATCTTTGGTATCAACGCAGTGTGGAGTTGGAAGAAAACAGAATTCCAAAGGCAACTTTGAAACATGGATAGGAGGGAAACTCCATATCAGTGTAGTAGATGGAGATATCCCTATTACTGCTATTTATTCAGGGGCAAATGTTCATGATAGCTCAGTAGCACTTCCTCTTATAAACGAGACAAGCAAAAAAGTATCATATCTTTATGACTTACAAGATGCAGGATACGACAGCAATATTATCAGAGATTTTTCCAAAAAACTAAATCATAGACCGCTTATTGATATCAATCCGAAGAACTCCAAAGAGTTAAAAGGAAAAATTCAACTTATAAAAGATGAAAAAAAGAAATTTAAAATTCTAAACCTTACTCAAAGTTTAGATACCCATCACTATAACCAAAGAAGTATGGTTGAGCGTGTAAATAAATACCTCAAAGAAGACTTTGGATGCAGTAATATTTATTATAAAGGAGCTACAAAAGTAGCTTCTGTTTTAGCATTTGGTATTTTATCAGTTTGTATTCATCAGAGTTTGAAACTGGTAACATAA